In Pectinophora gossypiella chromosome 5, ilPecGoss1.1, whole genome shotgun sequence, a genomic segment contains:
- the LOC126367091 gene encoding uncharacterized protein LOC126367091, translated as MASESDDFDENIENFKSTVRKSFARVFAALKARELKTLRQLDALRKQCEDNKDLKRHCVQNIHINFDNESALLENVSSYGVIDFERLNFDSNTFTLEDYVSPNDDHMYSYKTIEDLTKEEFEDLEAIEEAALKEITRTDDCVCFVAIRTEDVAKKFRDINTSLVKTPCDSVAEDKKVNGPETEVKENDEEGKNENSDEEDVKKIDPTDDWLNSIKGQTETEPSQVTDVMEHSTITCS; from the exons ATGGCGAGTGAATCAGATGATTTCGACgaaaatattgaaaat TTTAAATCAACGGTGAGGAAGTCTTTCGCACGGGTGTTTGCGGCTCTCAAAGCGAGGGAACTTAAAACTTTGAGACAACTCGACGCCCTACGTAAACAATGCGAAGACAACAAAGACTTGAAGAGACATTGTGTTCAAAATATCCATATAAACTTCGATAACGAGTCTGCTTTGTTAGAAAATGTAAGTAGTTACGGCGTTATAGATTTTGAGCGGCTGAACTTTGATAGCAATACTTTTACGTTGGAAGACTATGTTAGTCCTAATGATGATCACATGTACTCGTACAAGACTATTGAGGATTTAACTAAAGAAGAATTTGAGGACTTAGAAGCAATAGAAGAGGCTGCATTGAAAGAAATCACTCGTACTGACGATTGTGTGTGTTTTGTTGCTATACGGACAGAAGATGTCGCGAAAAAGTTTAGAGATATCAATACGTCCCTAGTAAAAACACCCTGTGATAGTGTAGCTGAAGATAAGAAAGTTAATGGTCCAGAGACTGAGGTAAAAGAAAACGATGAAGAAGGAAAGAATGAGAATTCTGATGAAGAAGATGTAAAGAAAATAGATCCAACTGACGATTGGTTGAACTCTATCAAAGGGCAGACTGAGACAGAGCCGTCACAAGTAACAGATGTAATGGAACACAGTACTATAACCTGTTCTTAG